A single region of the Halichondria panicea chromosome 10, odHalPani1.1, whole genome shotgun sequence genome encodes:
- the LOC135342984 gene encoding uncharacterized protein LOC135342984 isoform X1: MKSCPNCAASMGHYGNAQEGFVQTINCTALPMEQYLSKLFSDHKEKKTCFRIELRKYRNSNKRCSTDTTWITGLDKTPQILEVDFLLLIIAGDIETNPGPVLTTLTLSTLHEELVELTNPLLFGKHLGIPQLVLDKLHPNDVSEQKNTLLQYIANNYELYGFDWEKIADALDIILLRDLATKLRSKYCQHDHSSSSDEYLSAEEPPSSDEHHSAEEPPPVQLSDLPRVGLQERFLVPDPVPSQQPTEGSLVPTRTSLSVALGPPGPSPSIPPLVNEKGIIMLMKRHNVTDKQLNTELREADFSHLAKYFDRIELYVYEMDLTPSEQGDVTLKGNHNIQDAMIMCLSYWRRHNPSKATYKSLLNILVSLDQGLIADNVCQYLAQKNEDQPTKPKVTPETTVAQLNQQCSNDALLQLSAKIADYNGFKVRLGLSDAEINAIDLTISDIPGRFYAALKKWKSKGMFDSTATYGRLVEIARILEDGEAFQSIKRACIEHTIPKQESQSLTTAERPNLCQSSDFNMKRTYVCFACGCDRCCLLDRVLGKKCPNQKQYPFPKIGLSQELSDDVMCDLNEFKESLLNQSRRIHGMFLELMTHTFETLKKKKVDIEKVKYYLRSLFPLDWRFLAILSQEEVNLSGDFNSVQDFYKLSYFLQERYCTWYNYDLIARLRKKFLYRWRKDSKLENYESSFKDIVYRRCFLYLDNGGKTPKYQTEVVCKIDIDYKELSQPLIEHLTSVFANAIGLGKYHLVFKKVIEGCTELVFRAPQYIMKLKKLSPYQVRSLREHNIIAVRISDRYLFRHDHGLLSACEKNLELLDKVKVDVSPCTLWTGLHNGQPCTVLKYEAKETKSSYTEYTHYILENKHEHVVKADCIHLDDELSHNPIIVLRQVHLQTINGYLSSTRSVLSEIEQLSFLLDIAKGFASLQKDTSAYFRGTENSVFIHVEESIGNLIAQFFPVYKQSYFPRAQEYAAAVSSADLIWLRRTTILLDRESNDEKSELPESHVLYNIFKHKWLSDDERLRPRDVSQVAKEVEYIRDLEKTRLEMIDVVSNSEFQEVSHLNMILIGHTGVGKTSIRKHLQNLLFAKNETSTILFEHELLFVQTVELLPDTNIPVFQRNDAVYSSEKDKVFLTLWDTGGQPMFQDLLPCFAKFRSIYGVVFRISDFSNDSNAVTRPTCPLESESESPYTCKEYIKRCLAFLEFFAFDMNQRFIQLPNEVKNALFQNAADDISLFPKVALIGTFKDKMMQDNAVRGKYNDFKKNLLQTNFVERSLCPSYDDTVFEVDNTKSGDSCEDPGIKDLREKIITETQLTKTKIPLKWIAYKLDLENESRLQRPCTGIVTLSKANEIAKKQQISSSAALSYFHELGIFLWYRETESLNSYVIVESRHLLSILGTLLNPKTFISFPGEWKNLQEHGILNNDVGFTLLDETMSRTGVDREWIFSFFREHHLIMNLSAEGYFIPSLLQVLPICSNPFHICDAICSMCTLLPQAKDMEVAPLFLVPKCKCIPPGFFPRLMTMLAGIQDGEIIWKISVSTMSCKNVVSFIVGGNAFLVFTEFIDCIRIYCTSVPSASISQLLCRGILRQIRAQIERLFLESSSLPIIITFACPCSKSLHFLPSVPANSHDKVICTEHPGYVFEPCESHLKWLQKKITSDRDAEEQLKIALEEGGVDVLVSTVLFVGSNFSDQIVMDDRESGSTSISRFFILEDNNLKLLQSEVVEAFLASNAAELKQKFPSDQDSSCDPPKTEASANYISESKDYLPKAETSANDLSESKNFLPKAETSAKDLSELKDFLPHKQHSPLKSYAVNEPQQIAGDDEHHITKREEHSSPASTSMHIPTDQLTHNKSRIVTLMQGASDELQSLHLMNAIECKHSLILTILPLLTPQLSSFGILDVQFTAEMLEKFPDISEKWIVIAPSLMKTSKNEIDLVENSPHRHKFALNFSGGVLFSSHEEVLKVLRTLRSMNKEQIPYSWFYLWSFVKNTLQLNNSKIITLDTVIRISDTCGIESGQQLQDALAYLHKCGLLIYFKDILPNVIFEDVSLLMSLMISLLKNIKYTGLLTDTDFHAVQNVYDSIFTYDNVIKLLKGLCLLSQISSHQFLMPCVLTTSLSPQDLSIYCKEPCLVVQHPMATNVFGFLICFVTSQESSDFWPWKILTNPNTGDPVCIFSNCAQFSLPGYDCMITLFASNSCVRIYTEYKNYQPPLFLIKTAVIRGIEKACKCYQLESLACDVGFNCICGSTDIEHNMIWLEQSLICSFNSEQTFKLSQSQQRWFDEGISSDDDSITVNRIFRKFLARSKVWYEVGMELGLDTPTLSRISLRYQNNPDLALMEAVRQWFKKTDNPQLLDASLGLEQESKRLFDEAMKHGHVLVNIVNMLVFGPAGTGKTNLKCLLTDKPPPLQRDSTPCMEKPVRIRPVSNTKFKSTGWGWEEMSQPKLLKLLAQIISKLPKESTDQSTASRVAESLKRMTTITESGLTSDNVKSIDESILSYYNPSDTKSDEITTITTFSDMNLSAKEEPPYSGRMLDKAIDDLIASVVSGVAEQLKLATQGTDQLLSRDQQEGELFDSNWVYVTDSGGQPQFHDISPLFIKHISVALVVLRLTDELSSFPSDEYYKDGQLVGSPHASHMTLGETLQSIVRSIESHTSQDRKPKMIFVGTFLDQLRSLDTLIKRNQEILDMLPPDSKKLLVYNDPGLNNLIFGLNTISRDDDSLATANRIRITVERSIPLQVKMPIWWSFLDSLLQSLSATLERGVLSIEECLRLATRFGYVLQDLQAALVFFDNVCIAHYYPSILPNTVFVDAQIPLDKITELSQHAISLRNAEVKSRSTLNTAMIEVEWKRFRDEGIITLGFLRFFKKHYVEGIFSPEDMLLIMKDLLVVAPIALVEATPHQAEFFMPSLLTSIQPVELDKIRSSFTIAPLAVYFRSGCIRSGVFCCLVVDVIKRLGWKVLLPSGETSIFAKNCIQYEISDLPCTVTLIDSFSYMEVYIDVPVSLRNEVCPMIRNEILHSIKLSCAVLHYVNDTPKTAIFCPCKKSTGKLHLADVIERSGCKFWKCSLQTRVWGELSDEHRIWLDNSEGSGESSSVTGDMCTKMTLSDQQQQSVIGEASSVTRDMDTKGKRHQLQYSGPSSPVMEPVCRMSDQYTRKPSSATGDTLMKTERKSDQQQYSGELSSVTVMEDVCKKTGVRDQQLNQEIPESDIILIAQKFPHLLNVHKALTINDLQHVYKKLHESASPHWFNLGFAFGLTHPVLTNIDRKHRGNNVSCLREMLARLLSTQHVTWSLLSDALKKPTVDLINLADSITANQSTTPNLLDRLNLTSADLGDVTDVTRRYGNQAGVAHALIVWQRVNPSRATFRALVEIALGLRRGDIATDICRFIVENGG, from the exons ATGAAGAGTTGCCCGAACTGTGCAGCTTCAATGGGGCACTATGGAAATGCTCAGGAAG GTTTTGTTCAGACCATTAACTGTACTGCACTCCCAATGGAACAATATTTGTCTAAACTCTTCTCTGATCACAAGGAGAAAAAAACATGCTTTCGAATAGAGTTGAGAAAATATCGTAACAGTAACAAACGTTGTTCAACAGATACAACCTGGATAACCGGTTTGGACAAGACACCACAAATATTGGAGGTGGATTTTTTGTTGCTGATTATAGCTGGAGATATCGAAACTAACCCTGGCCCTGTTCTTACAACACTGACACTCTCAACTCTTCATGAAGAATTAGTTGAGTTGACTAATCCACTTCTTTTTGGTAAACACTTGGGCATTCCTCAGTTGGTATTGGACAAACTTCATCCAAATG ACGTCAGTGAACAGAAAAATACCCTGCTTCAGTACATTGCTAATAACTATGAACTATACGGATTTGATTGGGAGAAAATCGCTGATGCTCttgatataattttattgagAGACCTGGCCACAAAGCTGAGGTCTAAATATTGTCAACATG ATCATTCATCTTCGAGTGATGAGTATCTTTCAGCAGAAGAGCCCCCTTCAAGTGATGAGCATCATTCAGCAGAAGAGCCCCCACCGGTGCAATTAT ctgatCTGCCGAGAGTAGGACTTCAAGAACGGTTTCTAGTGCCAGACCCTGTTCCATCTCAGCAGCCTACCGAGGGTTCTCTAGTACCAACTAGGACTTCATTATCAGTAGCACTGGGTCCTCCTGGACCCTCACCAAGTATACCACCACTAGTAAATGAAAAAG GTATTATAATGCTAATGAAAAGACACAATGTTACTGATAAGCAACTCAACACTGAATTACGGGAAGCTGATTTTTCCCACTTGGCTAAATATTTTGATAGGATTGAGCTCTATGTTTACGAGATGGATTTGACTCCTTCTGAACAAGGCGATGTGACACTGAAGGGAAATCACAACATTCAAGATGCAATGATTATGTGCTTGTCTTACTGGCGAAGACACAATCCTTCGAAAGCGACATACAAATCTCTGTTGAACATCTTAGTGAGTCTTGACCAAGGATTGATAGCTGATAACGTGTGTCAGTACTTGGCGCAGAAAAATG AAGACCAGCCAACAAAACCCAAAG TTACGCCTGAAACAACTGTAGCTCAGTTGAACCAACAGTGTTCTAATGAcgctcttctccagttgtctGCCAAGATTGCTGACTATAATGGTTTCAAAGtcaggctgggcctcagtgatgctgaaATTAACGCTATTGATCTGACAATTAGTGATATTCCAGGAAGGTTTTACGCTGCTCTGAAAAAGTGGAAGAGTAAAGGCATGTTTGATTCGACAGCTACTTATGGTCGATTAGTGGAAATCGCTAGGATATTGGAGGATGGAGAGGCATTTCAGAGTATTAAACGTGCCTGTATTGAGCATACAA TCCCTAAACAAGAAAGTCAATCTCTTACAACAGCTGAAAGGCCAAATTTGTGCCAATCATCGGATTTTAATATGAAGCGAACGTATGTGTGTTTTGCTTGTGGCTGTGATCGCTGCTGTTTACTGGATCGTGTACTAGGGAAAAAATGCCCTAATCAAAAACAGTATCCATTTCCTAAAATTGGTTTGAGTCAAGAGTTGTCTGACGATGTGATGTGTGATTTAAACGAATTTAAAGAATCTCTACTGAACCAATCAAGAAGAATTCATGGTATGTTTCTTGAATTAATGACCCACACATTCGAAACTCTAAAGAAGAAGAAAGTGGATATTGAAAAGGTGAAGTATTATCTGAGATCACTATTTCCCCTTGATTGGCGTTTTCTGGCTATACTCTCTCAGGAAGAAGTAAATCTATCGGGTGATTTCAACTCTGTGCAAGATTTCTATAAACTTAGTTATTTTTTGCAAGAAAGATACTGTACTTGGTACAACTATGATTTGATAGCACGGCTGCGGAAAAAATTTCTTTATCGTTGGAGGAAAGATTCGAAATTAGAGAATTATGAGAGTTCGTTTAAAGATATTGTCTATCGTAGATGTTTTCTTTATTTAGACAACGGTGGTAAAACCCCCAAATATCAGACCGAAGTTGTTTGTAAGATTGATATTGATTATAAAGAATTGTCACAGCCACTAATTGAACACTTAACGAGTGTGTTTGCCAACGCTATTGGTTTGGGTAAGTATCATTTGGTTTTCAAAAAAGTTATAGAAGGTTGTACTGAACTAGTGTTTCGAGCACCTCAATACATCATGAAGCTAAAGAAATTATCACCGTATCAGGTGCGTAGCTTAAGAGAACATAACATTATTGCAGTCAGAATCAGTGATCGGTACCTCTTTAGACATGATCATGGCTTACTCAGCGCTTGTGAAAAAAACTTGGAACTTTTAGACAAGGTTAAAGTTGATGTATCTCCTTGCACACTGTGGACGGGTTTGCATAATGGTCAACCATGCACTGTTTTAAAGTATGAGGCAAAAGAAACCAAATCAAGCTACACTGAGTACACTCACTACATTCTGGAAAACAAACACGAGCATGTAGTGAAAGCCGATTGCATACATTTGGATGACGAGCTTTCACATAATCCAATAATTGTACTTAGACAAGTACATTTGCAGACAATCAATGGTTATCTTTCTTCAACTCGTAGTGTCTTGTCTGAAATAGAACAGCTTTCATTTTTATTGGACATTGCTAAGGGCTTTGCTAGTCTACAGAAGGATACTTCTGCCTATTTCAGAGGAACTGAAAACTCAGTTTTTATACACGTTGAAGAAAGTATTGGCAACTTAATTGCACAGTTTTTCCCTGTGTATAAGCAATCATACTTTCCACGTGCTCAGGAGTATGCAGCCGCAGTATCTTCAGCAGATTTGATATGGCTTAGAAGAACAACAATTTTGTTAGATCGTGAAAGCAATGATGAAAAATCGGAGCTACCCGAGAGTCATGTACTATACAACATTTTTAAGCACAAGTGGTTGTCAGATGATGAGCGTTTACGCCCTCGTGATGTATCACAAGTTGCTAAAGAGGTTGAATACATTCGAG ATTTGGAGAAGACAAGGCTAGAAATGATTGATGTAGTAAGCAACTCGGAGTTTCAGGAAGTATCACATTTGAATATGATCCTTATCGGGCACACTGGAGTCGGAAAGACCTCAATTCGAAAGCATCTACAAAACCTTTTATTTGCCAAGAATGAAACCAGTACTATCCTATTTGAACATGAGCTTCTATTTGTACAAACAGTTGAATTGTTGCCTGATACCAATATCCCAGTTTTCCAACGTAATGATGCAGTATACAGTAGTGAGAAGGATAAGGTGTTTCTTACTTTGTGGGACACAGGGGGCCAGCCAATGTTTCAGGATCTTCTTCCTTGCTTCGCCAAATTCAGATCCATTTATGGCGTTGTGTTTCGTATCAGTGATTTTTCGAATGATTCTAACGCTGTTACAAGACCCACTTGTCCACTTGAGAGCGAAAGTGAATCTCCATATACTTGCAAAGAGTACATTAAACGATGCCTTGCTTTTTTGGAGTTCTTTGCATTTGATATGAATCAAAGGTTTATTCAACTACCTAATGAAGTAAAAAATGCATTGTTTCAAAATGCTGCTGATGATATAAGCCTTTTTCCTAAAGTCGCTTTAATTGGAACTTTTAAGGACAAGATGATGCAAGACAATGCCGTAAGGGGAAAGTACAATGATTTCAAGAAAAATTTGCTTCAAACTAATTTTGTTGAAAGGTCCCTTTGCCCAAGCTATGATGACACTGTGTTTGAAGTAGACAACACTAAATCAGGAGATTCCTGTGAAGACCCTGGTATTAAAGATTTACGTGAGAAGATAATCACGGAAACGCAGCTCACAAAGACAAAGATACCTTTGAAATGGATTGCATACAAACTTGACTTGGAAAATGAATCACGATTACAACGGCCCTGCACAGGCATTGTAACCCTTAGTAAAGCTAACGAAATAGCAAAGAAGCAGCAAATCAGCTCAAGTGCAGCTCTAAGTTATTTTCATGAACTAGGAATATTTCTGTGGTACCGTGAGACAGAATCTCTAAACAGTTATGTAATTGTGGAATCAAGACATCTGCTATCTATTCTAGGCACTCTTCTTAACCCAAAAACATTCATTAGTTTCCCTGGTGAATGGAAAAACCTTCAGGAACATGGCATACTGAATAATGATGTCGGTTTTACGCTTCTTGACGAGACTATGAGCAGGACAGGGGTTGATCGTGAATGGATTTTTAGCTTTTTTAGAGAGCACCACCTAATAATGAACTTGTCAGCTGAAGGCTACTTCATTCCCTCTCTACTTCAAGTACTCCCGATTTGTTCAAATCCTTTCCACATTTGTGATGCAATTTGTTCTATGTGCACCCTCCTCCCACAAGCCAAAGATATGGAAGTAGCCCCATTATTTTTAGTGCCTAAGTGTAAGTGCATACCACCTGGCTTTTTCCCTCGACTAATGACAATGCTTGCTGGAATTCAAGACGGCGAGATAATTTGGAAGATATCAGTAAGCACGATGAGCTGCAAAAACGTGGTTTCATTTATTGTAGGTGGTAACGCTTTCCTTGTTTTCACTGAATTCATTGATTGTATTCGAATCTACTGTACTTCTGTTCCTAGTGCAAGCATTTCCCAATTGCTGTGTAGAGGCATCTTGCGTCAAATAAGAGCCCAAATTGAGCGGCTCTTTTTGGAGAGTAGTAGCCTTCCAATCATAATTACATTCGCTTGTCCTTGCTCCAAGTCCCTTCATTTTTTACCTTCTGTGCCGGCTAACTCGCATGATAAAGTGATTTGTACTGAGCACCCAGGATATGTTTTTGAACCTTGTGAAAGTCATCTGAAGTGGCTACAAAAGAAAATTACTTCAGATAGAG ATGCTGAAGAACAGCTCAAAATTGCCCTGGAAGAAGGAGGAGTGGACGTACTTGTATCAACAGTGCTGTTTGTGGGATCTAACTTTTCTGATCAGATTGTAATGGATGACAGAGAATCTGGTTCGACAAGTATTTCCAGGTTTTTCATTCTAGAAGACAACAACTTAAAATTATTACAATCTGAAGTTGTAGAAGCATTTTTAGCGAGTAACGCAGCCGAGTTAAAGCAAAAGTTTCCGAGTGATCAAGATAGTTCATGTGATCCACCCAAGACTGAAGCCTCTGCAAATTATATATCAGAATCGAAAGATTACTTGCCCAAGGCTGAAACGTCTGCAAATGATTTATCAGAATCGAAAAATTTTTTGCCCAAGGCTGAAACGTCTGCAAAGGATTTATCAGAATTGAAAGATTTCTTACCGCACAAACAACACAGTCCACTTAAGTCTTATGCTGTCAATGAACCACAGCAAATTGCTGGAGATGATGAACATCATATTACAAAACGCGAGGAACATAGCTCACCTGCATCTACATCTATGCATATCCCAACTGATCAGCTAACACATAATAAAAGTCGCATAGTCACATTAATGCAAGGTGCTAGTGATGAGCTACAAAGTCTCCATTTAATGAATGCAATAGAGTGTAAGCATTCTCTTATCTTAACAATTTTACCATTGCTTACTCCGCAACTATCATCTTTCGGTATTCTTGATGTTCAGTTCACAGCGGAGATGCTTGAAAAATTTCCAGATATTTCTGAAAAATGGATAGTAATAGCTCCATCATTGATGAAGACTTCAAAAAATGAAATTGATCTCGTAGAAAACAGTCCACATAGGCATAAATTTGCTTTAAATTTTTCTGGTGGAGTTCTTTTTTCTAGTCATGAAGAAGTTTTAAAAGTGTTGAGGACTTTGCGTAGCATGAACAAAGAACAGATTCCCTATTCTTGGTTTTATCTCTGGAGTTTTGTTAAAAACACACTTCAACTAAACAATTCAAAAATAATTACTCTTGATACTGTTATTCGCATTTCAGACACTTGTGGTATCGAGTCTGGTCAGCAGCTACAGGACGCTCTTGCATATCTACATAAATGTGGTCTGCTAATCTACTTTAAAGATATTCTCCCCAATGTTATTTTTGAAGATGTCTCCTTGCTCATGTCTTTAATGATTTCTTTGCTCAAAAACATTAAATATACTGGGCTACTTACAGATACTGACTTTCATGCTGTTCAAAATGTTTATGATAGTATTTTTACATATGATAATGTTATAAAGCTACTCAAAGGGTTATGCTTACTCTCTCAAATTAGCTCGCATCAGTTCTTAATGCCATGTGTTCTCACAACGTCTCTAAGCCCTCAAGATTTGAGTATCTATTGCAAAGAACCTTGTCTTGTAGTTCAACACCCAATGGCTACCAACGTTTTTGGATTTTTGATCTGCTTTGTAACGTCTCAAGAAAGCAGCGACTTCTGGCCATGGAAAATACTCACAAATCCGAATACGGGAGATCCAGTTTGCATATTTTCAAACTGTGCACAGTTTTCTCTGCCTGGATATGATTGTATGATAACATTGTTTGCATCTAACTCATGTGTTAGGATTTATACTGAGTACAAGAATTATCAACCACCTTTGTTTCTGATCAAGACAGCTGTGATTCGTGGGATTGAAAAAGCATGCAAATGTTATCAATTGGAATCGCTGGCTTGTGATGTTGGGTTTAATTGCATTTGTGGTTCCACAGACATTGAGCATAATATGATTTGGCTTGAACAAAGTTTGATATGTTCTTTCAACTCGGAGCAGACTTTTAAGCTGTCACAATCACAGCAACGCTGGTTTGATGAAG GTATTTCTTCAGATGATGATTCCATAACAGTAAACAGAATTTTTAGAAAGTTCTTAGCTCGGTCTAAAGTGTGGTATGAAGTAGGAATGGAACTTGGTCTTGACACTCCAACACTGTCACGAATATCATTGAGGTACCAGAATAACCCGGATCTTGCCTTAATGGAAGCTGTCCGACAGTGGTTCAAGAAAACTGATAACCCACAACTTCTCGATGCATCTCTTGGACTTGAACAAG AATCGAAGCGGTTGTTTGATGAGGCAATGAAGCATGGACACGTCTTGGTCAACATTGTCAACATGCTTGTGTTTGGACCGGCGGGAACAGGAAAGACCAACCTCAAGTGCCTGCTAACTGACAAGCCCCCTCCACTACAGCGAGACAGCACTCCTTGTATGGAAAAGCCAGTACGCATTCGACCAGTGTCCAACACGAAATTCAAGTCAACTGGATGGGGCTGGGAAGAGATGTCTCAGCCAAAGTTGCTCAAACTACTAGCTCAAATCATCTCCAAGTTACCAAAAGAAAGTACTGATCAATCCACGGCCTCAAGGGTTGCGGAGAGCTTGAAAAGAATGACCACAATAACAGAGTCAGGTTTAACTTCTGATAATGTTAAGTCAATTGATGAGTCCATATTGTCTTACTACAATCCAAGCGACACAAAATCTGATGAGATTACCACAATAACTACTTTTTCTGATATGAACCTGTCAGCCAAAGAAGAGCCTCCATACTCTGGAAGAATGTTGGACAAAGCCATCGATGATTTGATAGCCAGTGTAGTGAGTGGTGTTGCAGAACAGCTGAAGCTAGCCACACAGGGAACTGATCAACTGTTGAGCAGAGACCAGCAAGAAGGAGAACTGTTTGATTCCAACTGGGTATATGTTACTGATTCCGGAGGCCAACCTCAATTTCATGACATCAGTCCTCTCTTTATCAAGCACATTTCGGTGGCGTTGGTAGTGCTGCGTTTGACTGACGAACTATCCAGTTTCCCTTCTGACGAGTACTACAAGGATGGGCAGCTGGTTGGTAGTCCCCATGCATCTCACATGACCCTCGGGGAGACACTTCAGAGTATCGTTCGATCTATTGAGTCCCATACCTCACAAGACAGGAAGCCAAAGATGATCTTTGTGGGCACATTCTTGGATCAGCTGAGGAGCTTGGATACTCTTATCAAGAGGAATCAAGAGATTCTCGACATGCTGCCACCCGATAGCAAGAAGCTATTGGTGTACAACGATCCTGGATTGAACAATCTGATTTTTGGTCTCAACACGATCAGCCGAGATGATGATTCACTGGCCACTGCCAATAGGATTAGAATTACTGTTGAGCGTTCTATTCCGCTACAAGTCAAAATGCCCATCTGGTGGTCCTTCTTGGATTCACTTCTCCAGAGTTTATCTGCCACTCTCGAGCGAGGTGTACTAAGCATTGAAGAATGTCTTCGATTAGCCACTCGATTTGGTTATGTGCTCCAAGATCTTCAAGCTGCTCTGGTCTTCTTTGACAACGTGTGTATAGCGCACTACTATCCCTCCATTCTCCccaacacagtgtttgtggatgCCCAGATTCCACTAGACAAGATCACCGAGCTCTCACAGCACGCCATCTCCCTGAGGAATGCTGAAGTCAAATCACGCTCTACTCTAAACACAGCAATGATCGAGGTTGAATGGAAGAGATTTCGAGACGAGGGTATAATCACTTTAGGGTTCCTACGCTTCTTCAAGAAGCATTACGTTGAAGGCATCTTTTCTCCAGAAGATATGCTGTTGATCATGAAAGATCTTCTCGTGGTTGCTCCCATTGCACTAGTGGAAGCCACTCCCCACCAAGCCGAGTTCTTCATGCCATCTCTACTCACATCGATCCAACCTGTTGAGTTAGACAAAATTCGTTCCTCCTTCACAATAGCACCCCTTGCTGTCTACTTTCGTAGTGGGTGTATTCGCTCTGGAGTCTTTTGCTGTCTAGTTGTGGACGTAATCAAGAGGCTGGGCTGGAAAGTTTTGCTCCCTTCAGGCGAAACAAGCATTTTTGCTAAAAATTGTATCCAGTACGAAATCTCCGATCTCCCGTGTACCGTGACTCTGATCGACTCCTTCTCATATATGGAAGTGTATATCGACGTCCCTGTTTCTCTTCGCAATGAAGTATGCCCTATGATTCGAAACGAAATTTTGCACAGTATTAAATTGTCCTGTGCAGTGTTGCATTATGTCAACGACACACCCAAGACAGCCATCTTTTGCCCATGCAAGAAGAGCACTGGAAAATTGCACCTTGCTGATGTGATCGAACGGAGTGGCTGTAAGTTTTGGAAGTGCTCCCTTCAGACACGTGTGTGGGGAGAGCTCAGTGATGAACATAGAATCTGGCTGGACAATAGCGAAGGTTCTG GTGAATCATCCTCTGTTACGGGAGACATGTGTACAAAGATGACATTGAGTGATCAGCAGCAACAA TCTGTTATAGGTGAAGCCTCCTCTGTTACGAGAGATATGGATACTAAAGGAAAGAGACATCAGCTGCAATACTCCG GTCCATCGTCCCCTGTAATGGAACCTGTGTGTAGAATGAGTGATCAATATACCA GAAAACCATCGTCTGCTACGGGAGATACTCTTATGAAGACTGAGAGAAAGAGTGATCAGCAGCAATACTCTG gtgaattgtcctctgttacagtaatggaagatgtgtgtaagaagactggagtgagggaccaacaactcaatcaagaaatccctgagagtgacatcattctaatcGCGCAGAAATTTCCTCACCTGCTGAACGTGCACAAG GCTTTGACCATCAACGATCTACAACATGTTTACAAGAAACTACATGAAAGTGCCAGCCCTCACTGGTTCAATCTGGGATTTGCTTTCGGTCTAACTCATCCTGTTCTCACCAACATCGATAGAAAGCATCGTGGAAATAATGTGTCATGCTTGCGTGAAATGTTGGCCAGGCTCCTGAGTACACAACATGTAACATGGAGTCTCCTGTCAGACGCTCTCAAAAAGCCCACAGTGGATCTTATCAATTTGGCTGACAGCATCACAG CCAATCAATCCACAACTCCTAACCTGCTTGATCGACTCAATCTCACATCAGCCGACCTTGGTGATGTAACTGATGTCACACGTCGTTATGGCAATCAAGCTGGAGTGGCTCATGCATTGATAGTGTGGCAAAGAGTGAATCCTTCCAGAGCTACCTTCAGGGCCTTGGTGGAAATTGCCCTAGGACTGAGAAGAGGAGACATTGCTACAGACATCTGTAGGTTCATTGTAGAAAATGGCGGTTAG